In a single window of the Nitrospinota bacterium genome:
- a CDS encoding NAD-dependent malic enzyme: MSPYKILKDDLGNEFMFVSEKGFSLLKNPILNKGSAFSKDEREKFELSGFLPPYISNMEEQLLRVKENYKRNKSSIEKYIYLRSLQDRNETLFYAFLTKNLERLIPIIYTPTVGDACRQYSHIFRRERGLCITPNNIQYIDTMFKNIPHKDIRIIVATDNEGILGLGDLGLGGMGIPIGKLSLYISGAGIHPSNCLPVTLDVGTNNKELLNDPLYLGLRQERLRGNKYFQFMDQFVEGVKRNSPHAMIQWEDLSRQNAFTILKRFRKKIVSFNDDIQGTGAVTLGGTLAALKIKGEKLKDQVFVLYGAGAGGIGIANQILNSMIKEGLSEKEALSRIYALDSRGLIMKGRKGLDDYKKTFAKNRSEIQNWKIKNPSMITLKDVVKNAKATVLYGTSGHLRSFTEEVVKTMSKNSKRPIIFALSNPTPKTEAAPDDIYKWSDGRAIVATGSPFPDVKYKSKLFRIAQGNNAFVFPGIGLGTIISGVKEVSDDMITSAAYALPDQVSKSDLRDGCVYPPTKKLREISKSVAFHVAREAVREGIAPDTSDKEIMRKIESGMWIPKYLPYRDKKA; the protein is encoded by the coding sequence ATGAGCCCTTATAAGATATTGAAGGATGATCTTGGAAATGAATTTATGTTTGTCTCAGAGAAAGGCTTTTCTCTATTAAAAAATCCTATCCTTAACAAAGGAAGCGCCTTTTCTAAAGATGAAAGAGAGAAATTTGAACTATCAGGTTTTCTTCCTCCATATATTTCAAACATGGAGGAGCAACTGCTGAGGGTAAAGGAGAATTACAAAAGGAACAAGAGCTCTATAGAAAAATATATATATCTAAGGTCACTGCAGGATCGAAATGAAACCTTATTTTATGCCTTTCTCACAAAGAACCTAGAGAGGCTTATTCCCATCATCTATACCCCAACTGTAGGAGATGCTTGCAGGCAGTATAGCCACATATTCCGAAGAGAAAGGGGGTTATGTATTACACCCAATAACATCCAATATATCGACACGATGTTTAAAAACATCCCTCATAAAGATATTAGAATCATTGTCGCCACAGATAATGAGGGAATTCTTGGATTAGGTGATTTGGGGCTGGGAGGAATGGGTATTCCCATTGGCAAATTGTCCCTTTATATCTCTGGTGCAGGCATTCATCCATCAAATTGTCTCCCTGTTACCTTAGATGTTGGCACCAATAACAAAGAACTCTTAAATGACCCCTTGTATCTTGGATTAAGACAGGAGAGGCTGAGAGGAAACAAGTATTTTCAATTTATGGACCAATTTGTAGAAGGGGTAAAGAGAAACTCTCCTCATGCTATGATCCAGTGGGAAGATTTGAGCAGACAGAATGCCTTTACAATCCTAAAACGGTTTAGAAAGAAAATTGTCTCATTTAATGATGATATCCAAGGAACAGGAGCCGTCACCCTTGGCGGTACTCTGGCAGCACTGAAAATAAAAGGAGAAAAACTAAAAGACCAAGTTTTTGTTCTCTATGGTGCAGGGGCAGGGGGAATAGGGATTGCGAATCAGATATTGAATTCAATGATTAAAGAGGGGCTTTCAGAAAAAGAGGCTTTGAGTCGGATTTATGCTTTGGATTCCCGCGGTTTGATAATGAAAGGCAGGAAAGGATTGGATGATTATAAAAAAACCTTTGCAAAAAATAGAAGTGAAATACAGAATTGGAAGATAAAAAATCCATCCATGATTACCCTCAAAGATGTTGTTAAAAATGCAAAAGCAACAGTTCTCTATGGCACCTCTGGCCATCTAAGGTCCTTTACAGAAGAGGTTGTAAAGACCATGTCCAAAAATAGTAAAAGGCCCATCATCTTTGCCCTTTCTAATCCCACTCCAAAAACAGAGGCAGCCCCAGATGATATCTATAAATGGAGTGATGGGAGGGCTATCGTTGCAACAGGGAGTCCTTTCCCAGATGTCAAATATAAATCTAAGCTTTTTAGGATAGCGCAGGGAAACAATGCCTTTGTTTTCCCTGGAATAGGTCTAGGAACCATTATATCAGGAGTAAAGGAGGTCAGCGATGATATGATAACTTCTGCTGCCTATGCTCTGCCCGATCAGGTATCAAAGAGTGATTTAAGAGATGGATGTGTATACCCTCCAACTAAAAAGCTAAGAGAGATTTCAAAATCTGTTGCCTTTCACGTAGCCAGAGAAGCTGTTAGAGAAGGAATAGCCCCAGATACTTCTGATAAAGAGATTATGCGAAAAATAGAAAGTGGGATGTGGATTCCTAAGTATCTCCCCTATAGGGATAAAAAGGCCTAA